One region of Pyramidobacter piscolens W5455 genomic DNA includes:
- a CDS encoding DUF1858 domain-containing protein → MITKDMLIADIVDKYPQVVQPLMLSGMGCIGCAISHAESLEEGAMAHGIDPDDLVSGLNDVLKANGIED, encoded by the coding sequence ATGATCACCAAGGATATGCTGATCGCCGACATCGTCGACAAGTATCCGCAGGTCGTCCAGCCCCTGATGCTGTCCGGCATGGGCTGCATCGGCTGCGCGATCTCCCACGCCGAAAGCCTCGAAGAGGGCGCCATGGCCCACGGCATCGACCCGGACGATCTCGTCAGCGGCCTGAACGACGTTCTCAAGGCCAACGGCATCGAAGACTGA
- a CDS encoding asparaginase: MGRLLVVFTGGTIASGFDGRGKAPVSGASRRLKDSLAELFAERGVEALFREPLGSPGIDSSEMDPGHWLEISRCVAAELERGLSGVLILHGTDTMANTAAWMSLCFGSLPIPVVLTGSQLTLDYMPEDVTSNLRGAAMACCSDLRGVWVYFNWKLIPGDRAHKTHAMHPDAFNAVNGQPLFFNPDWALDSTEAGGRSAAAAQLPEEVRKMLDLDPDELRERCAHIRWFFAQPGARFAWQGGERFLCLLGYGAGNMIPSVLDGIEQRHGTKPYVVACSQAEGGVKHPDGYDRVGMARLAKAGFRVWNQTDRSVEFVHSLCCYALAASFDAPEKALNRYLRECRA, from the coding sequence ATGGGACGGCTTTTGGTGGTCTTTACGGGCGGCACGATCGCCAGCGGTTTCGACGGGCGGGGCAAGGCCCCGGTTTCGGGCGCGTCGCGGCGTCTGAAAGATTCTCTTGCCGAGCTTTTTGCCGAACGCGGCGTGGAGGCGCTCTTTCGAGAGCCGCTTGGGAGTCCCGGCATCGACAGTTCTGAGATGGATCCGGGGCATTGGCTGGAGATCTCGCGCTGCGTTGCCGCAGAGCTGGAGCGAGGGCTTTCGGGCGTGCTGATCCTTCACGGCACGGACACCATGGCGAACACGGCCGCGTGGATGAGTCTGTGCTTTGGCAGCCTGCCCATTCCGGTCGTGCTGACGGGCAGCCAGCTGACGCTCGATTACATGCCGGAAGACGTCACCTCGAACCTGCGCGGCGCGGCCATGGCCTGCTGCTCCGATCTGCGCGGCGTCTGGGTCTATTTCAACTGGAAGCTGATCCCCGGCGACCGCGCTCACAAAACGCACGCCATGCATCCCGACGCTTTTAACGCCGTTAACGGCCAGCCGCTGTTCTTCAATCCCGACTGGGCCCTCGATTCGACTGAAGCCGGCGGGCGTTCCGCTGCGGCGGCGCAGCTGCCGGAAGAAGTGCGGAAGATGCTTGACCTCGATCCTGACGAGTTGCGCGAGCGCTGCGCCCATATCCGCTGGTTTTTCGCCCAGCCGGGAGCGCGCTTTGCCTGGCAGGGCGGCGAGCGCTTCCTGTGCCTGCTTGGCTACGGGGCCGGCAACATGATCCCGTCGGTGCTGGACGGCATCGAACAGCGTCATGGAACGAAACCGTACGTCGTCGCGTGCAGCCAGGCCGAGGGCGGCGTCAAACATCCCGACGGTTACGACCGCGTCGGCATGGCCCGTCTGGCGAAGGCGGGGTTTCGCGTTTGGAACCAGACGGACCGTTCCGTCGAGTTTGTGCACAGCCTGTGCTGCTACGCGTTGGCGGCGTCTTTTGACGCGCCGGAAAAGGCGCTGAACCGCTATCTGCGGGAATGCCGGGCATAA
- the cls gene encoding cardiolipin synthase has translation MTWGQGLSIFFLTGLDIVSFVIRLSALVIIPQRHNPSTATAWLLVILLWPWPGIVAYSILGTNVLPSRRTERHNAMLSHFHDIRARMMHSELPGAISPRLPPSLQATANLAQNLGYLSAVQGNAVQYVTEAGDFIDTLVDEIDAAVNEIDLLYYIFADDSQGRKVITACRRAARRGVTVRLLLDSVGSREFLRSSLRKDTQRDGVRVEEALPVRIYRAKAARFDLRNHRKLAVFDSRVAVTGSHNVTEPSYGRFGKLIWKDVSLRFRGPVVRQLESVFIEDWYVETGERLDTAHLFSANDDFSGPSCLQTVPSGPSYQTENYQRLIIASIIGAQEQVTITTPYLIPDEGMLQAIEVARLRGVKVRLVTPARSDQIIAGYASRAYYEDFLRLGVEVYLYNKGLLHAKTVTVDDNLGFVGSSNFDIRSFSLNFEINMILYGVQENFGIHRVQGLYICDSHRLTQDEWGKRGHVSMALESVTKLLSPLL, from the coding sequence ATGACGTGGGGTCAGGGGCTCAGCATTTTCTTCCTCACCGGGTTGGACATCGTATCGTTCGTCATCCGCCTCTCCGCGCTGGTGATCATCCCCCAGCGGCACAATCCTTCCACGGCCACGGCGTGGCTGCTGGTAATTCTGCTCTGGCCGTGGCCGGGCATCGTCGCCTACTCCATCCTCGGCACCAACGTGCTGCCGTCGCGCCGCACGGAGCGGCACAACGCCATGCTTTCGCATTTTCATGACATCCGCGCGCGCATGATGCATTCCGAACTGCCGGGCGCCATCTCGCCGCGACTGCCGCCGTCGCTGCAGGCCACCGCCAATCTGGCTCAAAATCTGGGATATCTGAGCGCCGTTCAGGGCAACGCGGTGCAGTACGTCACCGAAGCCGGCGACTTTATCGACACGCTGGTCGACGAGATCGACGCCGCCGTCAACGAGATCGATCTGCTTTACTATATTTTCGCCGACGATTCGCAGGGACGCAAGGTGATCACCGCCTGCCGCCGAGCCGCCCGGCGCGGCGTCACCGTGCGGCTGCTCCTCGATTCCGTGGGCTCGCGCGAATTCCTGCGCAGTTCTTTGAGAAAAGACACCCAGCGCGACGGCGTTCGGGTGGAGGAAGCGCTTCCCGTGCGCATTTACCGCGCCAAAGCCGCCCGCTTCGACCTGCGCAACCACCGCAAGCTCGCCGTCTTCGACAGCCGCGTCGCCGTCACCGGCTCGCACAACGTCACCGAGCCCAGCTACGGGCGCTTCGGCAAGCTGATCTGGAAAGACGTCAGCCTGCGTTTCCGCGGCCCGGTCGTGCGTCAGCTGGAAAGCGTCTTCATCGAGGACTGGTACGTCGAGACCGGCGAGCGCCTCGACACCGCGCACCTGTTTTCCGCCAACGACGATTTCTCGGGGCCGTCGTGCCTGCAGACGGTGCCGAGCGGGCCTTCGTACCAGACCGAAAACTATCAGCGGCTCATCATCGCGTCCATCATCGGCGCTCAGGAACAGGTGACGATCACCACGCCTTACCTGATCCCCGACGAGGGCATGCTTCAGGCCATCGAAGTCGCCCGCCTGCGCGGCGTCAAAGTCAGACTGGTGACGCCGGCCCGGTCGGACCAGATCATCGCCGGTTACGCCTCGCGTGCGTATTACGAGGACTTTCTCCGCCTCGGCGTCGAAGTGTACCTCTACAACAAGGGGCTGCTCCACGCCAAAACCGTCACCGTAGACGACAACCTCGGCTTCGTCGGGTCGAGCAACTTCGACATCCGCTCGTTCTCGCTCAATTTCGAGATCAACATGATCCTCTACGGCGTGCAGGAAAATTTCGGCATCCACCGCGTGCAGGGACTTTACATCTGCGATTCCCACCGCCTCACGCAGGACGAATGGGGAAAACGCGGCCACGTTTCCATGGCGCTCGAGTCCGTGACCAAGCTGCTCAGCCCACTGCTGTGA